From the genome of Aricia agestis chromosome 9, ilAriAges1.1, whole genome shotgun sequence, one region includes:
- the LOC121730604 gene encoding E3 ubiquitin-protein ligase CCNB1IP1-like, with product MTLDIVCNFRKCRKALTSQAWVTTCSHAFCVDHGKREFKRHIDNSLICPACNSELRDKFDVIQADLKPSETFKSIVLAGLKPDTIMDVAMRAISFWSYQIEQETLYQESLANHSKEKLQCLEEINTLNAQKLKAELDTAKRKIASLQEEFKKKKKQSDELTALLEEKTRKIQKLAFQLDAHKRRDIHGQNVSKNDNAAQCMDISELVGQRAASDAFVFKPMRDNEDSRQIFSPKTPIFDFRAKRKPSFQFRPLKS from the coding sequence ATGACTTTAGATATCGTTTGTAATTTTCGTAAGTGCAGAAAAGCTCTAACAAGCCAAGCATGGGTTACTACGTGTTCACATGCATTTTGTGTCGATCATGGCAAACGTGAATTTAAAAGACACATCGACAACTCATTAATTTGTCCTGCATGTAATAGCGAACTACGAGACAAATTCGACGTCATCCAAGCTGATCTTAAGCCGAGCGAAACATTCAAATCTATAGTTTTGGCCGGTCTAAAACCGGACACCATCATGGACGTGGCTATGAGAGCGATATCGTTCTGGTCCTATCAAATTGAGCAGGAAACATTATATCAGGAGAGCCTAGCCAACCATTCAAAAGAAAAACTCCAATGCTTGGAAGAAATAAATACGTTGAATGCACAGAAACTTAAAGCGGAATTGGATACGGCGAAACGAAAAATAGCCTCTTTACAAgaagaatttaaaaagaaaaagaagcAGTCTGATGAGTTGACGGCCTTATTAGAGGAGAAGACGAGAAAAATACAGAAGTTGGCGTTTCAGCTTGACGCACATAAACGGAGGGATATACACGGCCAGAATGTTAGTAAAAATGACAATGCAGCACAATGCATGGACATATCAGAGTTGGTCGGACAAAGGGCGGCTTCGGACGCATTCGTATTTAAACCAATGAGAGACAACGAAGATTCGCGTCAAATATTTTCGCCAAAAACGCCAATTTTTGATTTTCGTGCCAAAAGAAAGCCAAGTTTTCAATTCAGGCCACTAAAATCATAG